TTGAAGTGATACCGTGGAGTATGATGGTGCTGTGCTATTGTTGATTGGTAAAGGTTTCAGGTAACTTTACGTAAAGTACATAGTTTTGTTTATTTGGGTCTACTTACTTCGAGTATTGTTAACATCATATTTTCCTTAACTTGCTGGTCAATCTGCAAATAGGGTTGCTTGCTGATAGCTAATGAAGACAACGAAGCATCTTTGGATATCCATTCCAAAGACCTAACTGTTCTCCCTAAGATTTTTTCTGACTCCATCAAACTTTGGTTAAATGAATTCTACATTCATCAGTTGCAGGAAAACGTAACAGAGCCTACAGATGGGAAGATGGGGGAATTTTGTTATTGGTCATGGACCAATACAGTTCAGTGAAGGAAAATTGTCGTAGGGGCACGGCACGAATAAAATTGTCATTAGAAGAAAAGATTTTGGATGCCGTGCCCCTACACTGTATACCACTGGAGTCTAACTGAACTGTATTGAGTCATGGACCTACTCTCCGGGCACATTCGTAGGGTGCGTGAGATGGCAAAAATCTGTGGTTCATCATGAAAAGCTCAAATCTGACGCACCCTAGAAGATATGGTAAGTCCTGTGGTCTTTAACTTTGGATGACTGACTATTTCCAAAAATCCGTAACATCGTATCCAAGTTCTGCTAACATCTGCCGCAGCAGGGGTAAACTCAGACCAATGACATTGCTGTGACAACCGGCGATTTTTTCCACGAATAGACTACCAAAACCTTCGAGAGCAAAAGCACCAGCACATTTTAGGGGTTCACCTGTAGCCACATAGGCTGCAATAGCGCGATCGCTCATTTGAGCAAAATAAACTCTTGTCACCTGACATTTTACCAAAGTGCGATTTTGGGAAAGGTCAATCAAGGTATGGCCTGTGTAAAGGTCGCCAAAGTTACCTTGCATAATTTGCCAACGGGCGATCGCTTCTGAAGGGTCTGCTGGTTTACCATAAATCTCTCCATTAATCGCCAAAACCGAATCGCAACCCATGATTAAAGCCGAATCAAATTGCCCAATCACAGTTTCTGCCTTACACTTGGCAAGAGTTTGCACTAATTGACCAGGATCATTCAGTTGGATTTGCGACTCATCAAAATCACTGGGACAAACTATCGGTTCAATACCAACAGTTTGCAGCAAGCGGCGTCGCGCCGGGGAAGCGGAGGCTAGGACAAAGGCTGGTATGCCCATAATAGAGGAGATAGGGAAAGGAGGGGGATGGAGAGAAGGATTTCCTATTCAGCATATCCTATTCCCATGCCCCATGCCCTCTGCCCCATGCCCCAATCCCAATTAATACACCGAGAAAGAATTTATCGCATCGTCAATTATGGATTTAACTTTGTGCCAACGGTTTTCGGGGATCGAGGCGTTGAAGGTAAAAACCTTACCACGGCTAACGGCTACACTAGCAATGTTGTGTCGCTGTTGATTATTGGGGAGTTTAACTGCATATTCCAGGATGTAGTATATCTTACCGTTAGATTCTCGTTCAACAGCATTGACTAATTCCGCTGAACGACCAGAGCCAGGAGGAGCAAGAGCAGCTTTGCCCAGCCTATATCCTACTTCTGTTGCTGTGCCCAGTTCTGCCAAAGTTTTACCTTCGGGAACCGGACTAATCACTACAGAGACATTTTCACTAAACTCAATCAAATCGTGAAATACCACATCAGGCCCATTAGCAACTTTAACTTGCACCCAGCCGTTGGGATATGAGAACTCATACCCATCAATAGTGTCTACAAAGCTGTTGAGTCCAGCCGCAGCCGCTACACCAGAATTACTCAGGCCCAAACTCAATACCAATACCAAAATCAATACAATTCGTTTCCACATTTTTACAGATTCCTTTCGCCTGGAAGCAACACAAGGCAAGCGTCATGTCTGGTTTTCATTTTCCCATTAACAGGCACGCTTCGGGTGATGGGGTGATGGGGAAACAAATGACAACTGACTATTGAATTTGTAAAACAACTAATGTCATATCATCGGTGTTTTGCTTATCCGGTCCGATGAATTGCTCAACTTGGTCAAAAAGATAATCCACAATTTCTTGTGGACCATTGCAATATTTACAAGCAGTATTGAAGGCAGTAACGAAGTTTTCTTCATCGAAGCGATCGCCACTTGCAGCAGCGGCATCGGTTAAACCATCTGTATAGTAAATAACTGTATCCCCAGGCTCTAATTGGGCTTGGGCATCTTCATATTGACTATTGGCATCCAAACCAATGAGCATTCCTATGGTATCTAATCTGGTCACAGTTTTTGTGGCTGCGTGCCACCACAAAGGAGGATTGTGTGCGGCATTACTATAAGATAAAACTTGGGTTTGGGGATTATATTCTGAGTAAAATAGGGTAACAAAGCGGTGGGAATTTTCCAAATCCGCATACATCACTCGATTTAAGTTTTGCAGAATTCCCGATGGGGTATTACCGTGTAATACTTCTCCCCTTAGCATTCCCCGCATCATTGTCATAATCAACCCGGCGGGGACTCCTTTGCCCATGACATCCCCAATTACCAATCCCCAGGGGACAGTTTCCGAGCTACTTTTGGTATGTGGTTGAATCTGCTTGTGATTGGTGGGAATAAAATCATAGTAGTCGCCCCCGACACGATTGGCAGGTTTACAACGTGCGGCTAAGACTGCACCTGGAATGGTGGGACATTGACGTGGTAAGAGTCGTCTTTGAATTTCGGCACCAATTTCTAATTCTTGGTCTAGGCGTTCTTTTTTCCTCAGTTCTACTGCTAGTTCATCGTTTTCGATAGCTACTGCTGTTTGATCTGCAACTAACCGGACTAATTTTTGTCTGGTTTCTGTCCAGCTATATTCTGGATCGCGGCTTAAGACATATAGCCATCCCCGTTCTGTATGCTTCACCAGAATAGCAGTACCAAAGATTTGTACATCTGGCCCCAAGTAACGATGCATCTGATCGTCCAACATCCCCGTGGCGCTTGCTAATGGGGCAGTATTTGGTATAAGTGTAATTTGACTGGTAGCTGTTTCTAGGGCTTTGCGGATGTTTTTACGCTGGCGACTATCTTGCCAGTGTAGCTGCTCTAATCTGACTTGACCGTTGGGTTTGTAGAGAAACAGAGCGCTACCATCTGCGTCTGTTACTCTTGTTGCCATCAGCGGTATCAGCTCCAAAAATTGATTCAAATTATTGAAGCTTCTTAAGGCAAATCCTAAAGAACTTAGCAAATCTTGGATTTTGTTTTGTTCCCGGTGCAGCCTAGCCACGAGTTCCTTCAGTGCCACGACTGGTGTGACATCCGTCGTAGCACTACTATTACTGTCAGTGGGTTGAGAGGGCAGTTGAGACACAGGCACGGGTACTATTGCACTTTAAGATCAGCAAATTTTAGATTACGGAGAAAATCTTTGGTCTTGGGATTGCTAAACCATATTGGGACAAGATTTGTCACTTTAGCAAGAGTAAAAAGACGTAAGACGTAACTTTTACAAGTATTGCATTTGCTTATAGCATTTATTGCTAAATATTGCATTTTAACGCCATGTATTCCTCGTGAAAACTCTCTCCGTAATAATCACTAAATTTTTCAGTCCGTATAAAGCTTTTCATTTTTCCATAAATTAATTACTCATTCATATACCTTTAGATATAAAAATATCCGTTTTTCGTAAAAAAACTTACACTATCAAATTTCATCTTTAAACTGAGGGGTCTAGGGGGCTAGGGGTTTCGGGGTTTATTTGATGATTGGGGGTACAGGGTTTGGCACTCATTTTTACATCGGAAAATATGCCTATTCAGATGCTTTTATATTATGCAAAAAACTAGCAGATAGTCACACAAAAGGCATAATATCCAGACCCTGAAACCTGGAAATCGAAAGTTTAGACTCTGATGTTTTAGTTTAATTATCACATTTGACACATTTAAATGTCGCCAGAAAATATTCTTGAATTGTTGAAAAAGTATTCGCTGCTAATACACCTACTAACGCTATGTAGAATGCTCAATCTTGCCCTCGATCTCAGTGAAGGGGCAAGCTTCTCAGTCCTTACATTGCAAGTGTTTCAGTGATTTTGTAGATGCAAAGCGGCTCAAGGCAGGGTATAGTAGCTTGATTACTGCTTCCCTGGAATAGTTGTCTTTCCTGCTCTATTTAATAACTCTGTTCAGGGGCTAAAAAATACAGCATTAAAGTGAAATTCTAGCAAATATTATCCACATTTGGTGGAAAATTTATGATTTTAGGACTTAGGGTTTTTCCAGCATTTTAAGTGAAATTAATCAAGTGATAATACCAGAGCCGTAAGTCCTAAATTTATTACTTTTCCAAGAAAAATCTTAAGTGAAAGCTCTTAAACTAGCCGCTCAATAGCGCTTCGACAAACTCGTAACTGGAGAAGGGACGCAGGTCTTCGACGCCTTCACCAGCACCAATAAAGCGAATTGGTAAACCTAGCTGCTGCACAACAGCCAGTGCAACGCCTCCTTTGGCGGTGCCGTCAAGCTTGGTTAATACCACACCACTGAGTTGGGCAGCTTGAGAGAAAACTTCGGCTTGCCGTAATCCATTTTGCCCTAAAGTGGAATCTAGGACTAACAATGATTCTACTATGGCATTCGGGGCTTTTTTGTCAATAATCCGCCGGATTTTACTGAGTTCGTCCATCAAGTTTTTCTTGTTTTGCAGTCGTCCTGCGGTATCTACCAGAAGTAATTCAGTTTCCCGTGCTTGGGCGGCGGCGATCGCGTCAAACACCACTGCTGCAGGATCAGTATTCTTACCGGGATTGGAAATAACTTCCACACCGCTTCTGGTTCCCCAAACCTTGACCTGTTCGACAGCGGCGGCGCGGAAGGTATCGGCTGCACCAATCAAGCATTTATAGCCAGATTTTTGGGCTAAGTGAGCGATTTTACCGATAGTAGTGGTTTTACCAGCACCATTTACCCCGGTAATTAACCAAATATTCAAAGTTTCTTTTTCTGGGGAAAAAGTAGGTTTGAGGGATTTTTGGATGGGAGCATCCAGCATATCCCGGATAATTTGTTTGAGGTAGGCGATCGCCTGTTCTGGTGGAGTAACTTCTGTTCGCAGTTTTTCCTGGAGAGCATTAATTATATAGTCTGTTGCCTCTACACCCACATCCGCTTGCAGAAGCAATGCCTCGATTTTGGCTACCGCCGCTTGATTTAGCGGACCTTGACCGACTATTGCCTTCAGTTGATTAAGTATACTACGGCGGGTTTTGTCTAAACCTTGGCGTAGCTTTTTCAGCCAGGTAATTTCTTCTATCGAAACATCTTGGACTCGCCTACCTTGGGCTTTTAAGACTTCGGTTGACCAGACAAATCCTTCATCAAATGCCAATTCGGGAATTTCTTCTGTTGTCTGTGGTGTAACAGTAGTGGTAGCCTGTGGCTGTACTACCTCTGGTTCTGGTACTGGAATTGCACTGGCTATCAGTCTTTCCTGCTTTGCTTGTCGTTCAGCCGCAGCCCGTTCTAAAAAGGATCGGCTGGCTGGCGCTGTCGGTTGTGTCTGGTCGTCGCTTGTGGCAATAATTGATTCAGTGGCTACTGGTTCTGCCTCACTTACCGTTAGTTCTTGGCTAGAGACATCTGCCACTGAAGAATTTGCTGTGCTTTCTTCCTCCGTTACCGATATTTCCTCAGTAATTACTGGGATATTAGCTCTATCTAATTCCCCAACTTCTGTAGTTTGGGCGACTTCCGTCGGTTCTTCAATAGTTGCTTGGGTAACAGTTGCATCTATTTCGGGGGGTGGTGCGGTTTCTCCAGTTTCCGGTTCAGCTACAGGCGCTGACTCCGGAGGTATTTCTACTAAAGATTGTTGTTTTTCCTGGATATTTTTGTAAGCTGCTTTAGCAAACGCCAACAAGTCAGCCGCTGACTCTGGTGGAGTTTCAGCAGCTGGGGTTGGCTGTGCTTGGGGTTCTTGTTCAGGAGGAGTTTCTCCCTGTTTTTGCTCTGGGGGAGTCTCAGAGGAATCGTTATATTGACGACGGAACCAATTAAAAGCCATTACAGAAGCGCGATATAGTTCTTGTTTAAGAGTTTAAAATAACTCCTGACTGTTTCTAGCAGTAAAAACCGTCTGGATATCCTCACTCCTGACTTTCAACTCAAAACTTAACACTCATAAGGGTTGGTTTCGTTATGAACCAACGCTATGGAGCTTTTTTTGCTCTGTGAATCGGCGTAGCACACCATTAATAAAGCGATGTCCATCATCTCCACTGTAGCGTTTGGCTAGTTCTACTGCTTCGTTGATAGCCACACTGTCTGGTAATCCTAAAAACAGCATTTCCCCTACAGCGATTCGCAGAATATCCCGGTCGATTTGGGCGAGGCGCGTGACTTGCCAATCTACCAAAGCATAGGTAATCTGTTCATCGATAATAGTTCGTTCGTCGCTGACTGTTCTGACAATTTGGATAGCGTATTTGCTGACTGTCTTGTCTTGAGTTGCTAGCTGAATCAATTCCGGGAACTCCACCGCTGCACCCAGCTGATTAATTGCCGTTTGGGTAAAGGAAATTG
The Gloeotrichia echinulata CP02 DNA segment above includes these coding regions:
- the psbP gene encoding photosystem II reaction center PsbP; the encoded protein is MWKRIVLILVLVLSLGLSNSGVAAAAGLNSFVDTIDGYEFSYPNGWVQVKVANGPDVVFHDLIEFSENVSVVISPVPEGKTLAELGTATEVGYRLGKAALAPPGSGRSAELVNAVERESNGKIYYILEYAVKLPNNQQRHNIASVAVSRGKVFTFNASIPENRWHKVKSIIDDAINSFSVY
- the ftsY gene encoding signal recognition particle-docking protein FtsY is translated as MAFNWFRRQYNDSSETPPEQKQGETPPEQEPQAQPTPAAETPPESAADLLAFAKAAYKNIQEKQQSLVEIPPESAPVAEPETGETAPPPEIDATVTQATIEEPTEVAQTTEVGELDRANIPVITEEISVTEEESTANSSVADVSSQELTVSEAEPVATESIIATSDDQTQPTAPASRSFLERAAAERQAKQERLIASAIPVPEPEVVQPQATTTVTPQTTEEIPELAFDEGFVWSTEVLKAQGRRVQDVSIEEITWLKKLRQGLDKTRRSILNQLKAIVGQGPLNQAAVAKIEALLLQADVGVEATDYIINALQEKLRTEVTPPEQAIAYLKQIIRDMLDAPIQKSLKPTFSPEKETLNIWLITGVNGAGKTTTIGKIAHLAQKSGYKCLIGAADTFRAAAVEQVKVWGTRSGVEVISNPGKNTDPAAVVFDAIAAAQARETELLLVDTAGRLQNKKNLMDELSKIRRIIDKKAPNAIVESLLVLDSTLGQNGLRQAEVFSQAAQLSGVVLTKLDGTAKGGVALAVVQQLGLPIRFIGAGEGVEDLRPFSSYEFVEALLSG
- a CDS encoding PP2C family protein-serine/threonine phosphatase; the protein is MPVSQLPSQPTDSNSSATTDVTPVVALKELVARLHREQNKIQDLLSSLGFALRSFNNLNQFLELIPLMATRVTDADGSALFLYKPNGQVRLEQLHWQDSRQRKNIRKALETATSQITLIPNTAPLASATGMLDDQMHRYLGPDVQIFGTAILVKHTERGWLYVLSRDPEYSWTETRQKLVRLVADQTAVAIENDELAVELRKKERLDQELEIGAEIQRRLLPRQCPTIPGAVLAARCKPANRVGGDYYDFIPTNHKQIQPHTKSSSETVPWGLVIGDVMGKGVPAGLIMTMMRGMLRGEVLHGNTPSGILQNLNRVMYADLENSHRFVTLFYSEYNPQTQVLSYSNAAHNPPLWWHAATKTVTRLDTIGMLIGLDANSQYEDAQAQLEPGDTVIYYTDGLTDAAAASGDRFDEENFVTAFNTACKYCNGPQEIVDYLFDQVEQFIGPDKQNTDDMTLVVLQIQ
- a CDS encoding nucleoside triphosphate pyrophosphatase; the protein is MGIPAFVLASASPARRRLLQTVGIEPIVCPSDFDESQIQLNDPGQLVQTLAKCKAETVIGQFDSALIMGCDSVLAINGEIYGKPADPSEAIARWQIMQGNFGDLYTGHTLIDLSQNRTLVKCQVTRVYFAQMSDRAIAAYVATGEPLKCAGAFALEGFGSLFVEKIAGCHSNVIGLSLPLLRQMLAELGYDVTDFWK
- the nusB gene encoding transcription antitermination factor NusB, translating into MQDRKPQQLARELALLSLSQLPLNPKKLTEDQLPKLVLAAVRTLRSEVQDTLDNAAGELQRSHDRVLSSQTRASDINSARTMLQEAISFTQTAINQLGAAVEFPELIQLATQDKTVSKYAIQIVRTVSDERTIIDEQITYALVDWQVTRLAQIDRDILRIAVGEMLFLGLPDSVAINEAVELAKRYSGDDGHRFINGVLRRFTEQKKLHSVGS